The Argonema galeatum A003/A1 genome window below encodes:
- a CDS encoding methyl-accepting chemotaxis protein: MISSPESSTPTSLKFRLRTALVVPFVLQIVTAVGLVGYLSFHNGQKAVNDLVVRLQQETSSRINQHLDTLLATPAQINQINVDDYKTGNLNLLDYERTWRQFYSQMKTFKNLNYIGFGRPQGSEYVGVGREADGRLYTAMMQSSYKGRSKRYDLDSQGNPTRVTEEEAFEYVDDSGFTEPVKAGKPVWAKIDYWADKPDVVTISCSHPVYDKSGNLVGVIGTELFLPRLNTFLQNLKVSPSGKIFILERDGLVVATSTSEKSYQIKAGKPERLNVVELQDPLIRATGQHLIDRFGNFRQIRDTQQIKFNLNNKPQFVQVLPWQDELGLNWLIVVVIPESDFMGEINNNTRITMLLCLLALVVAIAVGILTASWITRPINLIAKASHEMAEGNFNQRVASSQIIELSKLANSFNNMSGQLKDSFDKLNSVIAQANQVSLQVTASTSKIADAGKQLQTTALEQASFTNQVNDTADAIANTSGQLVKTMDNVAQQATATATATSSSQQTLTQMAAMMSQLATATNRISAWLKMINEKANNIGNVVSQIAKVADQTNLISLNAAIEAEKAGEYGAGFVIVAREVRRLADNAGNASQEIEQMVVEMQSSVAQGVMEMDSFSHQVKHHVEVVSDISEQIAQVIEQVQSLTPQFEQVSHSVQAQFEGAQQISQAISQLSKASQQTVASLQDTNQALEQLNDTAQVLQSVVKTSF; encoded by the coding sequence ATGATTTCGTCACCAGAATCTAGCACCCCTACATCCCTCAAATTCCGCCTCCGCACCGCCTTGGTGGTACCCTTTGTACTACAAATCGTCACTGCTGTTGGCTTGGTGGGCTATCTCTCATTCCACAACGGGCAAAAAGCCGTCAACGATTTAGTGGTGCGGTTGCAACAGGAAACTAGCTCTCGCATCAATCAGCACCTTGACACCTTATTAGCCACTCCTGCTCAAATCAACCAAATCAATGTGGATGACTATAAAACAGGAAATCTGAACTTGCTAGACTATGAGCGCACCTGGCGTCAGTTTTACAGCCAAATGAAAACGTTCAAGAATTTGAATTACATAGGCTTTGGTCGTCCCCAAGGTAGTGAGTATGTCGGCGTCGGTCGCGAAGCAGATGGCAGATTGTACACAGCAATGATGCAATCTTCTTACAAGGGTCGATCCAAGCGATATGATCTCGATAGTCAGGGAAATCCTACCCGTGTTACCGAGGAGGAAGCCTTTGAATACGTAGACGATAGTGGATTTACCGAGCCAGTTAAAGCGGGTAAACCAGTCTGGGCTAAGATCGACTACTGGGCCGATAAACCAGATGTTGTGACAATTAGCTGTAGCCATCCAGTATATGACAAAAGCGGCAACCTGGTGGGTGTGATCGGAACTGAGTTGTTTCTCCCACGCTTAAACACCTTCCTGCAAAATTTGAAGGTGAGTCCTTCGGGTAAAATTTTCATCTTGGAGCGGGATGGGTTGGTTGTGGCTACCTCCACCAGCGAAAAATCTTACCAGATAAAAGCAGGTAAACCCGAACGCCTGAATGTAGTTGAACTTCAAGATCCTTTAATTCGAGCAACTGGTCAACATTTAATAGACCGTTTTGGTAACTTCCGCCAAATTAGAGACACTCAGCAGATTAAATTCAACCTCAATAACAAACCCCAATTCGTTCAAGTTCTTCCGTGGCAGGATGAATTGGGTCTCAATTGGCTAATTGTGGTAGTCATTCCTGAATCGGATTTCATGGGAGAAATCAACAACAATACTCGCATCACAATGCTGCTGTGTTTGCTGGCGTTGGTAGTGGCGATTGCTGTAGGCATTCTTACGGCTTCCTGGATTACTCGTCCCATAAACCTGATTGCCAAAGCGTCACATGAGATGGCAGAGGGGAATTTCAACCAGCGCGTTGCATCTAGCCAGATTATTGAACTCTCAAAACTGGCAAACTCCTTCAACAATATGTCAGGGCAACTGAAAGACTCCTTCGATAAACTCAATTCCGTCATCGCACAAGCCAATCAAGTCAGCCTTCAAGTCACCGCCTCCACCAGCAAAATCGCTGATGCTGGCAAACAGCTACAAACCACAGCCCTCGAACAAGCCAGTTTCACTAATCAAGTGAATGATACAGCCGATGCGATCGCCAACACTTCCGGGCAATTAGTCAAAACAATGGACAATGTAGCCCAACAAGCTACCGCCACCGCCACCGCCACCAGTAGCAGTCAACAGACTCTCACCCAAATGGCGGCAATGATGAGTCAACTGGCAACGGCGACCAACAGAATTTCTGCTTGGTTAAAAATGATCAATGAAAAAGCCAATAACATCGGTAACGTTGTTAGCCAGATCGCCAAAGTAGCAGATCAAACTAATTTAATCTCGCTTAACGCCGCCATTGAAGCGGAAAAAGCTGGAGAGTATGGGGCGGGTTTTGTCATAGTTGCTAGAGAAGTGCGACGATTGGCAGATAACGCCGGTAATGCTTCTCAAGAAATTGAGCAAATGGTGGTAGAAATGCAATCTTCAGTTGCTCAGGGCGTCATGGAAATGGATAGTTTCAGCCACCAAGTAAAACATCACGTAGAAGTGGTTAGTGACATTAGCGAGCAAATTGCCCAGGTAATTGAGCAAGTGCAGAGTTTGACACCGCAATTTGAACAAGTCAGCCACAGCGTCCAAGCACAATTTGAAGGAGCGCAACAAATCAGTCAAGCCATATCTCAATTAAGTAAAGCTTCCCAGCAAACTGTGGCATCCTTGCAAGATACTAACCAGGCGCTGGAGCAATTGAATGATACCGCACAAGTTCTCCAAAGCGTCGTCAAAACCAGTTTTTAA